Genomic DNA from Mycobacterium stomatepiae:
TCGGACCGGGCCGCATCCATCACTGCATGCGCGCGCTCGGTGGGGCCGAACGCGCGCTGGCACTGATGGTGCACCGCGCGAACACCCGGATCGCGTTCGGCCGCCCACTTGCCGATCAGGGTCTGGTGCAGCAAGCAATTGCCCAGTCCCGCAACGAAATCGACCAGGCCAGGCTGCTCTGCGAGAAGGCGGCATGGACCATCGACCAGCACGGCAACAAGGCCGCCCACCTGCTGGTGTCGCAGATCAAGGCGGTGGCGCCGCAGGTGGCGTGCGACGTCATCGACCGGGCAATCCAGGTGCACGGGGCCGCCGGCGTCAGCGACGACACGGTGCTCGCCCGCCTCTACGGCTGGCATCGCGCGATGCGAATCTTCGACGGACCCGACGAAGTGCACATGCGGACCATCGCGCGTTCCGAAATCGGCCGGGAGCAATCGACTTTCGCCGCGGCGGTGACCCCGCATGACTAATGCCCTGCGAGAACTGTCGGGGAGCTGGAACTTTCGCGATGTCGCCGACGGCACGCCCGCGCTTCGGCCCGGGCGGCTGTTCCGGTCCGGCGAGCTGAGTCGGCTCGACGACGGCGGCCGGGCCACGTTGCGCGAGTCCGGCATCACCGATGTCGTCGACCTGCGGGCAACACGCGAAGTCGCCCGCCGCGGGCCGGAATTGGTTCCCGACGGCGTGGAAATCCATCTGCTGCCGTTTCCCGACCTCGGCGACGAGGTGTCCAACGACGATGCGGCGCCCCACGAAACCGCGTTTCGGCGGCTGTTCGAGGGCGATCCCGACCAAACGGACGAGCAAGTCAACGCGGCTGCCATCCGCCACATGACGAACGAATACCAATAGTTCCCGTCCCGCAGCGGGGCGCAACGCGCTGTGCGGCATGTCTTTTCGTTGCTGGCAGCCGGACGCCCGGTGCTTACGCACTGCTTCGCCGGAAAGGACCGCACCGGTTTCGTGACGGCTACGGTGCTAGAAGCGGTCGGTATCGATCGCGACACCATCGTCGCCGACTACTTACGCAGCAACGCCGCCGTACCGCAACTGCGCGACCTCATCTACCAGATGATCCAGCACCGCTCCGATGTCGAGCTGACCCCGGAGGTCGTCACGTTCACCAAGGCGCGGCTGGCCGACGGCGTGCTCGGCGTACGCGCGGAGTACCTGGACGCCGCGCGTCAGGCGATCGATGAGAAGTACGGCTCGCTGGACGATTACCTGCGCGACGCCGGCGTCACCCGGGCGGACGTGGACCGTCTGCGCACCGAACTGCTCGCCTAATCCGCTCCTCAGCCCCGATCAGGGCTTCCGCAGGGTGAACTGGTTGAGGTCGGTATAGCCCTTGCGGAAGAGGTTCGCGCAGCCGGTGAGGTAGCGCATGTAGGTCTCGTAGACCTCTTCGGACTGAATCGCGATGGCCTCCTCCTTGCGTGCCGAGAGGTTCGCGGCCCAGACATCCAAAGTCTTTGCGTAATGCCGCTGCAGCGACTGACGACGCTTGAGCTTGAAGCCGGCCTTCGCCGAGAACTCCTTGACCATGTCGATGGTCGGCAGGTAGCCGCCGGGGAAGATCACCGTCTTCATGAAGTCGCTGAACTCGACGATCGCCGGAGTCAGCGGCAAGCCCGACGCGATGATCTCCCGCTCCGAGAGCACGGTGATGGTGTGCAGCAGGAACGTGCCACCGGCAGGCAACAGCTCGTACGCCCGCTCGAAGAAGGCGGTGTAACGGTCGCAGCCGACATGCTCGAGCGGGCCGATCGCCACGATCCGGTCCACCGGCTCGTGAAAGCGCTCCCAGCCCTCGAGCAGCGCCCGCTTGGACCGCGGGCTGTCCAGCTCGTCGAGCGTCTTCTGCGCGTAGGCGGCCTGGTTCTTGGACAGCGTCAAGCCAACGACGTTGACGTCGTATTTCTCGATGGCTCGCAGCATGGCGGCGCCCCAGCCGCAGCCGAGGTCTAGCAGGGTCATCCCGGGTCGCAAGTCCAGCTTGCCAAGCGAGAGGTCTATCTTGGCGATCTGCGCCTCTTCCAGGGTCATGTCGTCGCCGCCAAGCCAGTAGGCGCACGTGTACATCTGGGTGCGGTCGAGGAACAAGCGGAAGAAGTCGTCCGAGAGGTCGTAGTGCGCCTGCACATCTTCGAAATGCGGCGTCAGCCCTTCGGCCGTGTTCGTCCCGTCAGCCATGTCCGTGATGCCTTTCCCTGGACCTCGCCGGCGTGTTGTGCCAGGCAGGACGTCGAGTGGTCCAGTCGCTGTGCGGCTCGGGGTCCACTGTAAGGCGAATCCGGTTGGAGCGCCTCGCAGAAGGGCAGTGTGCTACCGGCGTTGTAGTCAGCCCAGTTTGAAATTGGCCTGCTTCGCGGCGGACAGATCGGTGATCTGATCCCACTGCGCGGCGACATCGTCGACCGTCGGCGGCTTGTCGAAGGTGACGCCCTCGTTCTGGAACAGCGCGGCGCGCTGCACCTTCCCGCCGCCGACGATGAAAATCGAAGCGCTGTTGGGGTTTTCCTCGGTGCACAAGTAGGACACCACCGGCGCAACGTATTCCGGGGTGAGCTTCTCGAGCACCTCGGGCGGCAGGATGTCCTGCGTCATGCGGGTCGCCGCGATCGGGGCGACGGCGTTGGCGTGGATGTTGTACTTGGCCCCTTCGAGTGCCAGGCTGTTGATCAGGCCGACCAGCCCGAGCTTGGCCGCGCCGTAGTTGGTCTGGCCGAAGTTGCCGAACAGCCCGCTGGTGGAGGTGGCGACGACCACCCGGCCGTAGCTCTGCTCGCGGAAGTGCGGCCACGCCGCGCGGATCACGTTGTAGCCGCCGTACAGGTGCACCTTGAGCACCGAGTCCCAGTTCTCGAACGACATCTTGTGGAAGGTGCCGTCACGCAGGATGCCGGCGTTGCTCACGACGCCGTCGATCTTGCCGAACTCGTCGATCGCCGTCTTGATGATGTTCTCGGCGCCCTCGGGCTCGGCCACGCTGTCGTAGTTGGCGGCGGCCCGGCCACCGGCGTCCTTGATCTCCTTGACGACCTCGTCGGCCATGTTGTGGCCGGCACCGGTGCCGTCGCGGGCTCCGCCGAGGTCATTGACGACGACGCTGGCGCCCTCCTTGGCCAGCGTGAGCGCATACTCGCGCCCCAGTCCTCCGCCGGCTCCGGTGACGACGATGACGCGATCCTGCGCTCCGGGCATCAGGTTCCTCTCTGCAATTGACCAACGGCCGTGGACGACCCCCGAGCTAGTGTGTCAAAACAGCTTCCGGGCCATCTTCAGGGCCCGGTCCGTGTACGGCGGGTAGGTGAAGCTGGACAGGTCGGGGCGGGTCGGTTTGGTCAACACCGACTTGCGGTGGCTGAACTCTTCGAAGCCCCACTTGCCGTGGTAGGCACCCATGCCCGATGCGCCGACCCCGCCGAACGGCAGCTTGGCCGTCGACACCTGGAAGGCCATGTGGTTGACCAGCATGCCGCCGGCGGGAACTTCCTGGATCACCTTCTCGCGCACCTCGCGCGACTTGGTGAACAGGTACGCCGACAATGGCTTGGGCCGCGCATTGACGAAACGTATTGCGTCGTCCAGGGATTGGACGGTGATCACCGGCAACAGCGGTCCGAAGATCTCGTTGGTCATCAGCGGGCCGGCCACGTCGGGATCGACGACCACGGTCGGTTCGATGCGTAGGGTCGACGGGTCGCAGCCGCCGCCGACGGTGGTCTTGCCGCTCGCGTCCTTGAGATAACCGCTGAGTCGGTCGAACTGGCGCTGATTGGCCACCCGCATGCCGGTCGGGCCCTCCGAGCGAAACTTCGTGATGGCGGCGCCGATCTTGCTGACGAGTTCGTCACGGATCGTCGCGTCGGCCAGCACGTAGTCGGGCGCCACGCAGGTCTGCCCACCATTGAGGACTTTGATCCACGCGATCCGCTTGGCCGCGACGTCCACATCGGCGTCGGCCGCCACGATCACCGGGCTCTTGCCGCCGAGTTCGAGCGTGCACGGGGTCAGGTGCGGCGCCGCGCCTTCGTAGACCTTGCGGCCGATCTCGGTGCCGCCGGTGAACATCACCCGGTCCAGGCCCCGCGCGATCAGCTCCTGGCTGACCGCGCCGTCGCCTTCGATCACCGCGATCGCATCGTTGTCGAGGTAGCGCGGGACCAGCTCGGCCATCACCCGCGACGACGCGGCCGCGATTTCCGAGGGCTTGAGCACCACGGCATTTCCGGCGGCGATCGCACCGACCGCCGGACCCAGGGTCAGGTAGAACGGGTAATTCCAGGCGCCGATGATCAGCACGGTGCCGTAGGGCTCATACTGGATCCAGCCGCGACCGGGAAGCTGCGCCGCTTCGAGCAGCGCGTACTTGCGTCGCGTCCACTTGCGCACCTTCTTGGCGGCGTACTTGGCTTCGGCGACAGTGCCCGCGACGTCGCCGATGAACGCCTCGAACGGGTGGCGGTCCAGGTCTTCAGCGAGCGCGGCGTTGATCGCCGTCTCGTTCTCCTCCATCAACCGCGCCAACGCCAGCAGCTGGCGCTTGCGCCACTCGACGTCGCGGGTGTGCCCGGTGGCGAAGGTCTGACGCAGCCGGGCCACCGTCGCGGGGATATCGGCGGGTCGAGCCGCCTGCGACGTTGACGAAGCCCCGTTGGTGGACTCGGACGTATTGCGTGCAACCGATTCGGTAGTCATCGCTGTCTTCCCCTCTCGCACGTTCCCGGAGGTACCCACGACTGTGCGCGCGGACACATACGGGCGACAAGGGCGATCCTAACCATCCGGTTGGGTGGGAAGTAAAGACGCGTCGGATTGGGACAGTGGCGCAGGTCAATTACTTGACGCAGGGAACGCTTGTTGCCGTCATCTGGCTGAGGTCGGTCGGCGCGGGAGCGCGATCGCCGCTGCCCGTGGCGGCCACGGTGTTCACTTGCCCGGACTGTTGGGGCTCGAGCGCGACTCCCGGATGGGTGAGGTAGTCGCCCGCGGGAAACTGCTTTCCCACCGTGAGCCGAACGGTTCCGGGGGCGACTGCGCCGTTGCCGGTCGCCGGGACGTGCAGCTGGTCGGCCAACGCCTGAGCGCCCTGCTCGGCTCCTTGGCCGTATTCGATCAGGCTGTCGTCGGCCGGGACCGCGGCGGTCGTCGCGCTGCCTCGGGTGTAACCGCGGGCGGCGAAGGCCTCCTCGATCGCGCCGGCCAGGCCGTCGCGCGAAGTGGCGTTGACAACGTCGAGGATCACCGGCTGCGTCAGCGGCGGCGCCGACGGCGTGGTCGGTGATGCGGCATCGACCACGGCCGGTGCATCGGAGTAGAAGCGCTCGTGCACGATGCGCCGGATGGTCGGCAGGTCGACGACGTTGATGTCGGACCCGTTCGGATCCTTGCCGAAGCCGGAGATGGGCAGGGTGTAGAGCGACAGTGGCCGGTCGCTGAGGCTCGACGCTCGCGAGGCCAGGTCCATGAGATTCAGCCCGGAATCGACGGCGACGTTGTCCTGGGCGACCTGAAGTATTTTTCGCAGCCCGCTCAAGCTCGACAGCGCGCCGCCGTTGCGCGCGGCGTTGACCAACGATACCAGAAACGCCTGCTGTCGCCGGGTGCGGTCGAAATCGGTGAAGGAGCCGTCTTCTTCGTCGCGTCGCTGCCGCACGAAAGCCATCGCGTCGGCGGCATCGATGCGCTGAACCCCTTGATGGAAGTCCGCACCCGAATAGCTGTCACGCGTATCACCGTTGAGACACACCGTGATCGGCTCGACTGCCTTGGCGATTTGGAAGAAGGCACCAAGCGTGACCTCGACGAAGTGATCGACCGAGATGCCGAGGAAGTCGTCGAGCGCGCTGATTTCGGCCTTGCGGCCGGCTTCGCGCGCAGTCTGCTCGCGCACCGCCAGGTTGGTTGCGCCCGCGCCGTCCGAGTTGCCGGATGCCTGCGCATTCAACGATTGCTGGTAGGCCAATCCGTAGGCCTGCTTGATCTTGCCCACGCAGACCGATCCCGGACAGCCCGGCAACTCCGCGTAGTCGTCGCGGGGAATCGACACCGCGGTAACCGGCCCGTCGCCCGCCGAAATGTGCACCACGATCAGCACATTCGCGTTGTAGCCGCCGGAGCTCTCGTCGCCGGCGTGCAGGGCGTCGTAGACATCCTGCGGTAGCGGTCGGCCGTTCTGGTCCAGCCGGCTGTCCAGGCCCATCAGCAGGATGTTCTGCTCACCGCTCAGCGACGTCGACGCGTTGGGGAGCGCGTGGGAGATGATGATTTTGCCCAGGGCCGTGTGGTAACTCGTCCACCCCATACCGGTGATTGCGATGACGGAAGCCGATGCGACGGCGGCGAAGAACCGCCCCTTCATCAGCACC
This window encodes:
- a CDS encoding SDR family oxidoreductase — translated: MPGAQDRVIVVTGAGGGLGREYALTLAKEGASVVVNDLGGARDGTGAGHNMADEVVKEIKDAGGRAAANYDSVAEPEGAENIIKTAIDEFGKIDGVVSNAGILRDGTFHKMSFENWDSVLKVHLYGGYNVIRAAWPHFREQSYGRVVVATSTSGLFGNFGQTNYGAAKLGLVGLINSLALEGAKYNIHANAVAPIAATRMTQDILPPEVLEKLTPEYVAPVVSYLCTEENPNSASIFIVGGGKVQRAALFQNEGVTFDKPPTVDDVAAQWDQITDLSAAKQANFKLG
- a CDS encoding cyclopropane mycolic acid synthase family methyltransferase → MADGTNTAEGLTPHFEDVQAHYDLSDDFFRLFLDRTQMYTCAYWLGGDDMTLEEAQIAKIDLSLGKLDLRPGMTLLDLGCGWGAAMLRAIEKYDVNVVGLTLSKNQAAYAQKTLDELDSPRSKRALLEGWERFHEPVDRIVAIGPLEHVGCDRYTAFFERAYELLPAGGTFLLHTITVLSEREIIASGLPLTPAIVEFSDFMKTVIFPGGYLPTIDMVKEFSAKAGFKLKRRQSLQRHYAKTLDVWAANLSARKEEAIAIQSEEVYETYMRYLTGCANLFRKGYTDLNQFTLRKP
- a CDS encoding LCP family protein, with amino-acid sequence MGSGGSVQSQRWVLMKGRFFAAVASASVIAITGMGWTSYHTALGKIIISHALPNASTSLSGEQNILLMGLDSRLDQNGRPLPQDVYDALHAGDESSGGYNANVLIVVHISAGDGPVTAVSIPRDDYAELPGCPGSVCVGKIKQAYGLAYQQSLNAQASGNSDGAGATNLAVREQTAREAGRKAEISALDDFLGISVDHFVEVTLGAFFQIAKAVEPITVCLNGDTRDSYSGADFHQGVQRIDAADAMAFVRQRRDEEDGSFTDFDRTRRQQAFLVSLVNAARNGGALSSLSGLRKILQVAQDNVAVDSGLNLMDLASRASSLSDRPLSLYTLPISGFGKDPNGSDINVVDLPTIRRIVHERFYSDAPAVVDAASPTTPSAPPLTQPVILDVVNATSRDGLAGAIEEAFAARGYTRGSATTAAVPADDSLIEYGQGAEQGAQALADQLHVPATGNGAVAPGTVRLTVGKQFPAGDYLTHPGVALEPQQSGQVNTVAATGSGDRAPAPTDLSQMTATSVPCVK
- a CDS encoding aldehyde dehydrogenase family protein; the encoded protein is MTTESVARNTSESTNGASSTSQAARPADIPATVARLRQTFATGHTRDVEWRKRQLLALARLMEENETAINAALAEDLDRHPFEAFIGDVAGTVAEAKYAAKKVRKWTRRKYALLEAAQLPGRGWIQYEPYGTVLIIGAWNYPFYLTLGPAVGAIAAGNAVVLKPSEIAAASSRVMAELVPRYLDNDAIAVIEGDGAVSQELIARGLDRVMFTGGTEIGRKVYEGAAPHLTPCTLELGGKSPVIVAADADVDVAAKRIAWIKVLNGGQTCVAPDYVLADATIRDELVSKIGAAITKFRSEGPTGMRVANQRQFDRLSGYLKDASGKTTVGGGCDPSTLRIEPTVVVDPDVAGPLMTNEIFGPLLPVITVQSLDDAIRFVNARPKPLSAYLFTKSREVREKVIQEVPAGGMLVNHMAFQVSTAKLPFGGVGASGMGAYHGKWGFEEFSHRKSVLTKPTRPDLSSFTYPPYTDRALKMARKLF